The DNA region TTGTCAAGAAGGAAATAGACTCTAGTATCGACCTTAGATGTCTCGTGCCACGACTTCACTGCTGTTTCCATTGTctcaacaataaaagaaaacatctCTATCATACAGTCTTCAGTTCCATAGGTATCAGACTGCAAGTATTCATTCATATGGAGACAAAATTAATTTCAGAATCTGAGCTGGAAGAATAAACTATACGCATCGAGAAAGGCTTATACTGATTCACTGGAATTACACttggataaagaaaaaaaacaggacTAACCATTTCAGATTTAAAACTTTCAAGATGCTTGGCCATGTCGACATTAGATCTCAGAGTCTCGAGTTCTTGAGCTCTCTGTTTGTCCTTCTGCAACTGACCGAGCCTCTTGATCTTTCTAGAAACTTCTGTGCTCTTTGGGTTGTACTGCAGAGCCATTTCAAATGCAGCCAAAGCCTGAAACAATCATCACAACTTTAACTACCATGGTACTACAGCTTCGTGacaaaaatttagataaaaccaaatatataagaACTTTACATCTTCGTATTTTTCCATGGCTTCAAGCACACAACCTTTCCTGAAGTACCCCTGAAGAAGATATATCAGAAAAGTCATTGTTCACATAAAGATACAGATACTTTATACGTTGTAGATGATGGAaccgaaaaagaagaagaaaaaaacaaaaatgctcATGTTATGATTGTACCTTCTCCCACTGAGGGTTGAGTTTGATGGTAGTGTCAGCATCAGCTAAGGCTTTGCTAAGTTTAACTAGACTCAAAAATGCAGCAGCTCGGTTACTGCAACggagaaaagaaaagctttAGTATTACACTAAGAAGTCTATTCACATTGACTCAACAACATCAATGTTCCAATTCACagaaccgaaaaaaaaaaaaaaaaaaaaacgaaaaacctAAACAATTTAGTATTCTAAATCACAAAATTAAGGAGACATCAATTGATGTTAAAAGCCAAAATGTTATTCCAACTAAGCAAATCTCATTTTCATTCAGGTCTAAAACATATATGAGAAGAGAACAAAACCAGATCTTCTGACAAATCAGGTGAAATTGAAAGAAACCTCAACAATCAAATTCGAAAGATTTTGGAACAGGAATGTCGTAAAGGTATCATTTTGATCGAACCCCAAAAGGAGTCGTAAaccgtagaagaagaagaagaagaaaggtaaacCCAAAAAGAGAAACCTGTAAAGAGTAGCGTTAGAAGGATCGAGCTTGATGGCTTGGGTATAGAGAGCAGCAGCTTTAAGGTAGTTGCCAGCTTTGAAGAACTCGTTGCCTTTGTCCTTGAGAGATTTCTCCGCTTCTCCTCCACCATTAGTTGCCTTGCCTGATTCCACCACTCTCTCCGCCATCAAATTTTCGTAAAAAGTATCGGAAGTGAGAGGATTGCTTCTGTTTCTGCTTTtctattttagggtttatacacttctcttcttcctctcttctgggaTTTCTATTTTCTCTATTCTAAAACTAATTGTATATCTCTTCTAATTGTTGAACAGGTTCTCTAGTAAAAGTAAATGGGCCtgaaatatgtaaataaataaataaacgatTAGGCCTACATTCAACTCCACCGACGACCGACGGTTCAAAGACGGTAAACGCTAATCATCATTAATTTTGACTCTTTTCGTTTGATTTATCCCAAAcccattttgttttgttttgctctctcttttttctctttgccGTGTACACTacgatttttatttaattcccaattttaaattgattgtgtttttctttatattaaaccccctataattaattttgttttgaccggaataattatcaaaaatatatataaagctcttgaagaaaaaaaaaaaaagaaaaaagaagagaaaacgtATGAAGCCTGTAAAGTATTTGATTCATTATTAATGAGAATTTGGTGGGACTTAATTTGGTAGCACAGTAGCCTGtacttttcataatttttgtaagataatataaattgttgatGGGAAATCATGCAACTACCAAAATATATGTACACATAAATTGTAGCATTTTACTCGCCAAACTATCTTATGTTAAAACTAGATTactgtatgaaaataaaataattagtaaaaataaataaacgcgtccttctctctctctctctctcttattagCTCTAAACCCTTCTTAGTATCGAAGCATATCGTTTTCAGTTTGAATCTTCAATTCATCTCAGATTTAGATCCAGACGAGAAATTTTCAGAGCAAAGATCTTTGCATTGTCCGTCTCTTACTTTGTAATTCTGTTGATCTTAATTTTGAAACTGACTCGTTCTAATTTTAGATCCCTGCTTTGTTGACTCGGCGAGTTTGGTTtagggaggaggaggaggacaaCATGGGAGGTGCGCCTTCAACGCCGCGAAACTCCGGTGGTGATGATGTTTCGGTGTCGGAGTACCCCATTGCTACTTTTGTAGGTGAGAAATCGTTTCCATTGGCGTCTGATTTCTGGAACAAGCTCCTTGAGCTTCCGCTGAGTTCTCGGTGGCCTACTGATCGGGTTCAACAAGCCTGTGAACTTTTCGGttagtcatcattctcatgcgAATTTTGCTGTTGTCGAATTCACTATGAGCAAATGAAATTGAATGTTAATGACGACCTAGTGGAAATTGAAGcttgatgatgttttttttttttttttttaaattccgAATTTTGTTTCAGCACAAAGCAATGGCTACACGAGGCACCTTTCAAAACTATTGATTCATCTGTCTTGGTGTTTGCAAGAGCTTCTTCAAGATTCTGATGCTCAGTCTTCTATCTATAAGAAAGCTGTTAATGCAACCTATATTTCATCCGTCTTTTTAAAGCATTTGATTGAAAATGGTAAAAGCGATAGTCTCGAGGAGTTGCATCTTTCTCTTGACGAAAGTGAGCCGGTTCCACATGGCTTTGTAATGGGTagtgactctctctctctctctctctctctctctctctctactagTTCTTAAGTTATTTCTAGCGTTAAGGTAATGTTAAGCTGGCTTTATTAAGACTGTGTATTAATGGCAGATCAAGACATCCACAATTTTGTCATGCATAGTGTGCTGAGCTTCATTGGTTCAACTGAAGTGAGGTATGCCATGCTTTATTCTGTATCTTCGTTATCCTAAAAAGCTTCTGTATTCAATTTTCCATTCTCCTGATTTTCATCATTTATTTGGCAAGTCCCAACTCGTATGTTCTACATCAGGAACTTCTGAACTTCATGCTTGTTACAATGTCGACACAGCTTCTCTCCGGACCCTCACCTAGACCAAGAGATGCGAACCCATTTATTGATGCAGCCATGGCTCAGGTAACATATTTCATTTAgtgtttcttttatctttctcaTAGATTTTTCCCTTCATCAATTTACACCCGTTCCTATGCCTCGAAAAATTTCAGGAAAAGTCTCTAGTTTGTCTGGCGGTCAGAAGATTGCTACTTAATTATATTTCCCGACACCGTACTCCTCCAAATGCAAAATCCTATTTGTATTCTGATGGAGATCAGCAAGGCATTTTGGAAAGAGTTGGTTCTGCCGCTGGTAGGTGTTCGTGTATTACttcatatataatgtattatcGTACTAACTTGTCCATATTGACCTTTTTGTATTGCCTTTTCGTTGCATATGTTTTCCTATTTAGCTTCGTGAAACATTCCATGTATTCATgagaacttttttatttatttatatatgcagCAACTTTTGTGCTCTTGCCTTTGAACTATCTTGTAAATAACAGTGGCGGGTCAAAAAATCCACTAGCGGAGTGCAGCCTTCATGTTTTACTTATCCTCATCAACTACCACAAGTCTATCATGAGTGATGAGTCTATGACCGATAAAAGTGATGACAGTGCTACTTCGGATCCAGTTTCTAAAGTCCATGTATTTATCTCCGGCAATACTTTTAGCAAGGCTCTAGCAAACGCTATAGATGTTGAATGTGAGAATTTTCCCATCATCTTTCTGAGTAGGGCAAATCTGATGTGTATGTCTAAATTATTACTCTGATTGCAGTTGACCGCTCAGATGTTGAGGGAAATGCTCACCCTACTGGTCCACATGTTCGGATACCATTTGCTTCGCTATTTGATACTCTTGGCATGTAAGTTCTATTTTCTTGACCTTTTTTTTCTGCAGTAACTTGTTTTGTGAGAGATGTATTCTGTATCAAATTCTTAGTTCACTGCTACTGTGTAATAACACAATCTGGCAATGTAGGTGTTTGGCTGATGAGGGAGCTGTCTTGCTCCTTTACTCATTGTTGCAAGGGAATTCCGACTTTAAGGAGTATGTGTTGGTGCGAACTGATATGGATACTATGGTATGATTCAT from Camelina sativa cultivar DH55 chromosome 3, Cs, whole genome shotgun sequence includes:
- the LOC104761807 gene encoding STI1-like protein: MAERVVESGKATNGGGEAEKSLKDKGNEFFKAGNYLKAAALYTQAIKLDPSNATLYSNRAAAFLSLVKLSKALADADTTIKLNPQWEKGYFRKGCVLEAMEKYEDALAAFEMALQYNPKSTEVSRKIKRLGQLQKDKQRAQELETLRSNVDMAKHLESFKSEMSDTYGTEDCMIEMFSFIVETMETAVKSWHETSKVDTRVYFLLDKEKTQTDKYAPAVNIDKAFQSPDTHSNCFTYLRQYAEESFSKAACLVTPKSSISYPQVWKGQGSRKWKLGQNDGIFVQFESPSVRKVWFIPSSNEKGQTLCREPQALDIGAHEILPRIFKEKSKSS
- the LOC104761824 gene encoding dymeclin isoform X1; translated protein: MGGAPSTPRNSGGDDVSVSEYPIATFVGEKSFPLASDFWNKLLELPLSSRWPTDRVQQACELFAQSNGYTRHLSKLLIHLSWCLQELLQDSDAQSSIYKKAVNATYISSVFLKHLIENGKSDSLEELHLSLDESEPVPHGFVMDQDIHNFVMHSVLSFIGSTEVSPNSYVLHQELLNFMLVTMSTQLLSGPSPRPRDANPFIDAAMAQEKSLVCLAVRRLLLNYISRHRTPPNAKSYLYSDGDQQGILERVGSAAATFVLLPLNYLVNNSGGSKNPLAECSLHVLLILINYHKSIMSDESMTDKSDDSATSDPVSKVHVFISGNTFSKALANAIDVEFDRSDVEGNAHPTGPHVRIPFASLFDTLGMCLADEGAVLLLYSLLQGNSDFKEYVLVRTDMDTMLIPILETLYNSSRRTSSNQIYMMLIVLLILSQDSSFNSSIHKMILPSVPWYKEHLLHQTSLGSLMVIILIRTVQHNLSKLRDVYLQTTCLATLANMAPHAHHLSAYASQRLVSLFYMLSRKYNKLSDLTGEKLQSIKINLSGEDDGVSEDLTAELQIFTDFLRLVLDILNAILTYALPRNPEIVYAIMHRQEVFLPFKNHPRFHELVENIYTVLDFFNSRMDSQRSDREWSVQKVLQFIINNCRSWRGEGMKMFTQLHFSYEQESHPEEFFIPYVWQLAVSRGGYSFNPEAINLFPVPQPVEKEIEDGRGEVLEGKEEKVQELNERRIVFDP
- the LOC104761824 gene encoding dymeclin isoform X2, with protein sequence MGGAPSTPRNSGGDDVSVSEYPIATFVGEKSFPLASDFWNKLLELPLSSRWPTDRVQQACELFAQSNGYTRHLSKLLIHLSWCLQELLQDSDAQSSIYKKAVNATYISSVFLKHLIENGKSDSLEELHLSLDESEPVPHGFVMDQDIHNFVMHSVLSFIGSTEVSPNSYVLHQELLNFMLVTMSTQLLSGPSPRPRDANPFIDAAMAQEKSLVCLAVRRLLLNYISRHRTPPNAKSYLYSDGDQQGILERVGSAAATFVLLPLNYLVNNSGGSKNPLAECSLHVLLILINYHKSIMSDESMTDKSDDSATSDPVSKVHVFISGNTFSKALANAIDVEFDRSDVEGNAHPTGPHVRIPFASLFDTLGMCLADEGAVLLLYSLLQGNSDFKEYVLVRTDMDTMLIPILETLYNSSRRTSSNQIYMMLIVLLILSQDSSFNSSIHKMILPSVPWYKEHLLHQTSLGSLMVIILIRTVQHNLSKLRDVYLQTTCLATLANMAPHAHHLSAYASQRLVSLFYMLSRKYNKLSDLTGEKLQSIKINLSGEDDGVSEDLTAELQIFTDFLRLVLDILNAILTYALPRNPEIVYAIMHRQEVFLPFKNHPRFHELVENIYTVLDFFNSRMDSQRSDREWSVQKVLQFIINNCRSWRGEGMKMFTQLHFSYEQESHPEEFFIPYVWQLAVSRGGYSFNPEAINLFPVPQPVEVST